A stretch of Acidimicrobiales bacterium DNA encodes these proteins:
- a CDS encoding crotonase/enoyl-CoA hydratase family protein — MSEPVTLESDGDIAVIRIDDGKANALSHDVLDRLNTAVDDATDAKALVLFGRPGKFSAGFDLSVMKEGIEAAQALTKRGAEFCMRLYGHKAPVLAGSDGHALAAGALVLLSCDIRIASDSPGKIGLPETTIGMPLPVFATELARDRLSRRHYTRATLLGSTYSPAEALDVGYVDEIVPVAELESTVIGRATAYADAISPGGFAKTRVNTRQATIDHVLATLDADMGQFTVDG, encoded by the coding sequence ATGTCCGAACCGGTGACCCTCGAATCCGACGGCGACATTGCCGTCATCCGCATCGACGACGGCAAGGCCAATGCGCTGAGCCACGACGTGCTCGACCGCCTCAACACGGCCGTCGACGACGCCACCGATGCCAAGGCGCTCGTGCTGTTCGGGCGACCGGGCAAGTTCTCGGCCGGCTTCGACCTCTCCGTGATGAAGGAGGGCATCGAAGCGGCCCAGGCCCTCACCAAGCGAGGTGCCGAGTTCTGTATGCGGCTCTACGGCCACAAGGCACCGGTGCTCGCCGGCTCCGACGGCCATGCGTTGGCTGCGGGCGCCCTCGTGCTCCTCTCGTGCGACATCCGGATCGCCAGCGACTCCCCGGGCAAGATCGGCCTTCCCGAGACCACCATCGGGATGCCGTTGCCGGTGTTCGCCACCGAACTCGCCCGCGATCGGCTCTCGCGGCGCCACTACACCCGGGCCACGCTGCTCGGCTCGACCTACAGCCCGGCCGAGGCGCTCGACGTCGGCTATGTCGACGAGATCGTGCCGGTCGCGGAACTCGAGTCCACAGTGATCGGCCGGGCCACGGCCTACGCCGACGCGATCAGCCCCGGCGGCTTCGCGAAGACGCGGGTCAACACCCGTCAGGCGACCATCGACCATGTTCTCGCGACGCTCGACGCGGACATGGGCCAGTTCACCGTCGACGGCTGA
- a CDS encoding transglycosylase family protein, which produces MRSRPTFSAFSAALVAASVLAFALLGPWAPWAAADEIEELRAGVPTGEEVRNDIADLSARRDALFAALNTAEADLTRTLEARNGFDDEQRRLAAQIEAATNHLRSVAVRAFVSGGSTGELKYLANVSDVSDLSWRQSLLHNHAGSSQVALQRLEELEAQASDEVRASIERAERLRREIASLEIDVEAIEPQIAELRELQPLADAWDRAAIAIEEGRYGIAPLEKWERMRFCESTDNYQAISPTGKYRGAYQFDRPTWQSVGGTGDPAAAPPEEQDARARELYARRGAQPWECGYHLE; this is translated from the coding sequence ATGCGTTCCCGACCCACCTTCTCCGCCTTCTCCGCTGCCCTCGTGGCCGCCAGCGTCCTCGCCTTCGCGCTTCTCGGGCCCTGGGCGCCGTGGGCGGCCGCCGACGAGATCGAGGAGTTGCGGGCCGGGGTGCCGACGGGCGAGGAGGTCAGAAACGACATCGCCGACCTCTCGGCTCGGCGCGACGCGTTGTTCGCCGCTCTCAACACCGCCGAAGCCGATCTGACCCGCACCCTCGAAGCCCGCAACGGCTTCGACGACGAGCAGCGTCGCCTGGCCGCCCAGATCGAGGCCGCGACCAACCATCTCCGCAGCGTCGCCGTGCGCGCCTTCGTCAGCGGTGGGTCGACGGGCGAGCTGAAGTATCTGGCGAACGTGTCCGACGTGTCGGATCTCTCCTGGCGCCAATCGCTCCTGCACAACCACGCCGGGTCCTCGCAGGTGGCGTTGCAGCGACTCGAGGAACTGGAGGCGCAGGCGAGCGACGAGGTGCGGGCCAGCATCGAGCGGGCCGAGCGACTCCGGCGCGAGATCGCGTCGTTGGAGATCGACGTCGAGGCCATCGAGCCCCAGATCGCCGAGTTGCGGGAGCTGCAGCCGCTGGCGGACGCCTGGGATCGGGCCGCCATCGCGATCGAGGAAGGCCGCTACGGCATCGCGCCGTTGGAGAAGTGGGAGCGGATGCGCTTCTGCGAGTCGACCGACAACTATCAGGCCATCTCACCCACGGGGAAGTACCGCGGCGCCTACCAGTTCGACCGTCCGACGTGGCAGTCCGTCGGCGGCACGGGCGACCCGGCCGCCGCACCGCCGGAGGAACAGGACGCCCGGGCGCGCGAGCTCTACGCCCGACGGGGCGCCCAACCGTGGGAGTGCGGCTACCACCTCGAGTAG
- a CDS encoding ferrochelatase gives MHDYDAVVLVSFGGPEGPDDVVPFLENVTRGRGIPRERLVEVGAHYAHFGGVSPLNEQCRRQRAALEQAMAHAGTPLPVYWGNRNWSPYLTDTVAEMAEDGVRRALAIVTSAYSSYSACRQYLDDIEAARATVGPTAPSIDKIRPYFDHPGFIEPFRDGLRAALDRTGARPAIVFTAHSIPSALAATCDNERQLGHAAGLVAEAAPGVPWSLVWQSRSGPPSVPWLEPDVNDHLAGLTDDGVTDAVVVPVGFVSDHVEVAWDLDHEARQTATALGLDFHLVEAPGTGPDPRFIDMWRALIDERRFGATPVALGPDGPRPMPCAQDCCPRA, from the coding sequence GTGCACGACTACGACGCCGTCGTCCTCGTCTCGTTCGGCGGCCCCGAGGGCCCCGACGACGTGGTGCCGTTCCTCGAGAACGTCACCCGCGGCCGCGGGATCCCACGGGAGCGCCTGGTCGAGGTGGGCGCCCACTACGCCCATTTCGGTGGCGTGAGTCCGCTCAACGAGCAGTGCCGTCGCCAGCGCGCCGCACTCGAACAGGCGATGGCGCACGCAGGCACCCCCCTGCCCGTCTACTGGGGCAACCGGAACTGGTCGCCCTATCTCACCGACACGGTGGCCGAGATGGCCGAGGACGGCGTGCGCCGGGCGTTGGCCATCGTCACCTCGGCGTACAGCTCCTACTCCGCGTGCCGTCAGTACCTCGACGACATCGAAGCGGCGCGCGCGACGGTGGGCCCGACCGCGCCGTCGATCGACAAGATCCGGCCCTACTTCGACCATCCGGGCTTCATCGAGCCGTTCCGTGACGGGCTACGGGCGGCGCTCGACCGCACCGGGGCGCGCCCGGCGATCGTCTTCACCGCCCACTCGATCCCCTCGGCCCTGGCCGCCACCTGCGACAACGAGCGCCAGCTCGGACACGCCGCCGGCCTCGTCGCCGAGGCGGCGCCCGGTGTGCCGTGGTCGCTGGTGTGGCAGTCGCGCAGCGGGCCGCCCTCGGTGCCGTGGCTCGAGCCGGACGTCAACGACCATCTGGCCGGGTTGACCGACGACGGCGTGACCGATGCCGTCGTGGTGCCGGTCGGCTTCGTGTCCGACCATGTCGAGGTCGCGTGGGACCTCGACCATGAAGCCCGCCAGACGGCGACGGCCCTCGGCCTCGACTTCCACCTCGTCGAGGCGCCCGGGACGGGCCCCGATCCGCGGTTCATCGACATGTGGCGAGCGCTCATCGACGAACGACGATTCGGCGCCACCCCCGTCGCGCTCGGCCCCGACGGACCGCGACCGATGCCGTGCGCCCAGGACTGCTGTCCGCGCGCGTGA
- the dxs gene encoding 1-deoxy-D-xylulose-5-phosphate synthase, translated as MLLDAITGPEDLQGRSYDELDDLADQIRHAIIESVNVHGGHLGSNLGAVELTIALHRVFRSPHDAILWDTGHQAYAHKILTGRLGDFRSLRETGGLSGYPSRSESAHDWIENSHASTVLSYAHGLATAFQANDARREVVAVIGDGAMTGGMAFEGLNNLGHSENDVVIVLNDNGRSYAPTVSKLSESLVKIRNNPTYMRRQAKIEEIAERIPWVGEQIGRGLKMSKAAVREMWEPSAFFEDLGVRYMGPFDGHDIASVEEALQNAKEFEGPVVVHVLTQKGRGYAPAEQDDVKNMHDAKPGLADTPSMKEGSYTAAFSETLVKLGDQHPELVAITAAMPDSTGLLPFRERFPDRCIDVGIAEQHAVTAATGMAMGGLRPLIAVYATFLTRAFDQVNLDVGLHGQPVIFCLDRAGITGPDGASHHGILDLVLLTKVPGMTVFAPSSYQELQQMMEDAMGLTDGPVAIRWSRGKAAHVADNEIGAGLGARKLTTGDGSVALLGFGQMLPAVQGAADLLAADGIDATVYDPRLVTPLDPAMIDDIAGHRVVVTVEDGLRIGGAGAGVRDALGERDADCRVRVLGVPTEYVPHGDADSIHAGFGLDADGIAASVRDLL; from the coding sequence ATGCTGCTCGACGCAATCACCGGTCCCGAGGACCTCCAGGGGCGCTCCTACGACGAGCTCGACGACCTCGCCGATCAGATCCGCCACGCCATCATCGAATCGGTCAACGTACACGGTGGCCATCTCGGCTCGAACCTCGGCGCCGTGGAGCTCACCATCGCCCTGCACCGGGTGTTCCGCTCGCCCCACGACGCGATCCTGTGGGACACCGGCCATCAGGCTTACGCCCACAAGATCCTGACCGGACGGCTCGGCGACTTCCGCAGTCTTCGCGAGACCGGAGGGCTCTCGGGCTACCCGTCGCGCAGCGAGTCGGCCCACGACTGGATCGAGAACAGCCACGCCTCCACGGTGCTCTCCTACGCCCACGGGCTCGCCACTGCATTCCAGGCGAACGACGCCCGCCGTGAAGTCGTCGCGGTGATCGGCGACGGCGCCATGACCGGGGGCATGGCGTTCGAGGGGCTCAACAACCTCGGTCACAGTGAGAACGACGTCGTCATCGTCCTGAACGACAACGGCCGGTCCTACGCCCCGACGGTCTCGAAGCTGTCGGAGAGCCTCGTCAAGATCCGCAACAACCCCACCTACATGCGGCGTCAGGCCAAGATCGAGGAGATCGCCGAGCGCATCCCGTGGGTCGGCGAGCAGATCGGTCGCGGCCTCAAGATGTCGAAGGCGGCCGTGCGCGAGATGTGGGAGCCGTCGGCGTTCTTCGAGGATCTCGGCGTGCGCTACATGGGTCCCTTCGACGGCCACGACATCGCATCGGTCGAGGAGGCGCTCCAGAACGCGAAGGAGTTCGAGGGCCCCGTCGTCGTCCACGTCCTCACCCAGAAGGGCCGCGGCTACGCGCCGGCGGAGCAGGACGACGTCAAGAACATGCACGACGCGAAGCCGGGTCTCGCCGACACCCCGTCGATGAAGGAAGGCTCCTACACCGCCGCCTTCTCCGAGACGCTCGTCAAGCTCGGCGACCAACACCCCGAGCTCGTCGCGATCACCGCCGCGATGCCCGATTCCACCGGTCTGCTCCCCTTCCGTGAACGGTTCCCCGATCGCTGCATCGACGTCGGCATCGCGGAGCAGCACGCCGTCACGGCCGCCACCGGCATGGCGATGGGCGGGCTCCGTCCACTGATCGCGGTCTACGCCACCTTCCTCACCCGGGCGTTCGATCAGGTCAACCTGGACGTCGGCCTGCACGGCCAGCCGGTGATCTTCTGCCTCGACCGGGCCGGCATCACCGGGCCCGACGGCGCATCGCATCACGGCATCCTCGACCTCGTCCTCCTCACCAAGGTCCCGGGCATGACGGTGTTCGCGCCGTCGAGCTACCAGGAACTCCAGCAGATGATGGAGGACGCGATGGGGCTCACCGACGGCCCGGTCGCCATCCGCTGGTCGCGGGGCAAGGCCGCCCACGTCGCGGACAACGAGATCGGTGCCGGACTCGGCGCCCGCAAGCTCACCACCGGCGACGGTTCGGTCGCCCTGCTCGGCTTCGGACAGATGCTTCCGGCAGTCCAGGGCGCGGCGGACCTGCTCGCCGCCGACGGCATCGACGCGACCGTCTACGACCCCCGCCTCGTCACCCCGCTCGATCCGGCGATGATCGACGACATCGCCGGCCACCGCGTCGTGGTGACCGTCGAGGACGGTCTACGCATCGGCGGGGCCGGCGCCGGTGTGCGTGATGCGCTCGGCGAGCGCGATGCCGACTGCCGGGTGCGAGTGCTCGGCGTGCCGACGGAATACGTGCCCCACGGCGATGCGGACAGCATCCACGCGGGCTTCGGCCTCGATGCCGACGGCATCGCCGCCAGCGTTCGCGACCTGCTCTGA
- a CDS encoding TldD/PmbA family protein, with the protein MLDHELINRTLGAALRTGGEFAEVFVEDKRSSSATLDDGRVEELTSGRDRGAGIRVVVGDTTGFAHTADLSETGLRNAADAAAAAARGGGGGVREVAVTPVDTPRTNGARIAPEDVAKATKVELLSLADAAARGEGNAITQVSARYGDSRRRILVANSDGLLAEDDQVRTLFSVSCVATGDTGLQTGRESTGRTIGFELFDEADVEDMARRAAGRAITKLAARPAPSGAMPVVVGPGGGGVLFHEACGHGLEADLVAKAASVFAGRVGEEVATPLVTLVDDGTMAGEWGHFTIDDEGRPAHHNVLIQDGVLTDYMWDHLRARKEGRPSSGNGRRQSYQHLPMVRMTNTYIENGSDDPADIVSSTDNGIYVAQLGGGQVNTATGDFVFGMTEAYLIENGEITEPIREGNLIGNGPEVLTRIDALGDDFAMGSPGTCGKDGQGVPVGDGTPTLRVTSLTIGGTAA; encoded by the coding sequence GTGCTCGACCACGAACTCATCAACCGCACACTCGGCGCCGCCTTGCGGACCGGAGGTGAGTTCGCGGAGGTGTTCGTGGAGGACAAGCGCTCGTCGTCAGCCACGCTGGACGACGGCCGGGTCGAGGAACTCACGAGCGGTCGTGACCGGGGTGCGGGCATCCGTGTCGTCGTCGGCGACACCACCGGTTTCGCCCACACGGCCGACCTGTCCGAGACGGGGCTGCGCAACGCCGCCGATGCCGCAGCGGCCGCCGCTCGTGGCGGTGGCGGCGGCGTGCGGGAGGTCGCGGTCACGCCGGTCGACACGCCCCGCACCAACGGCGCTCGTATCGCGCCGGAGGACGTCGCCAAGGCCACGAAGGTCGAGCTGCTGTCCCTCGCAGACGCCGCGGCCCGGGGCGAGGGCAACGCGATCACCCAGGTGTCGGCCCGCTACGGCGACAGTCGGCGCCGGATCCTCGTCGCGAACAGCGACGGGCTCCTCGCCGAGGACGACCAGGTCCGCACCCTCTTCTCGGTGTCGTGCGTGGCGACGGGCGACACCGGTCTCCAGACCGGCCGGGAGTCCACCGGCCGCACGATCGGTTTCGAGCTCTTCGACGAAGCCGACGTGGAGGACATGGCCCGGCGAGCCGCCGGTCGAGCCATCACGAAGCTCGCCGCCCGACCAGCGCCCTCGGGCGCGATGCCGGTGGTGGTCGGTCCCGGTGGCGGTGGCGTGCTGTTCCACGAGGCCTGCGGCCACGGCCTCGAAGCCGACCTCGTCGCGAAGGCGGCGTCGGTCTTCGCCGGCCGGGTCGGTGAAGAGGTGGCGACGCCACTGGTGACGCTCGTCGACGACGGCACGATGGCCGGCGAGTGGGGGCACTTCACGATCGACGACGAGGGTCGGCCGGCCCACCACAACGTGCTGATCCAGGACGGGGTGCTCACCGACTACATGTGGGACCACCTGCGGGCCCGCAAGGAGGGTCGCCCGAGCAGCGGCAACGGGCGCCGGCAGAGCTATCAGCACCTCCCGATGGTGCGGATGACCAACACCTACATCGAGAACGGGTCCGACGATCCGGCCGACATCGTGAGCAGCACCGACAACGGGATCTATGTCGCCCAACTCGGCGGGGGCCAGGTCAACACGGCCACCGGCGACTTCGTCTTCGGCATGACCGAGGCGTACCTGATCGAGAACGGCGAGATCACCGAACCGATCCGCGAGGGGAACCTCATCGGCAACGGCCCGGAGGTCCTCACCCGCATCGATGCGCTCGGCGACGACTTCGCGATGGGGTCGCCCGGCACCTGCGGCAAGGACGGCCAGGGCGTGCCGGTGGGCGACGGCACCCCCACCCTGCGGGTCACCAGCCTCACCATCGGCGGCACCGCCGCCTGA
- a CDS encoding glutaredoxin domain-containing protein — MTEPLQSVEFYWRPGCGFCSMLDRSLSRAGVPLDKHNIWDDPAHAARVRELANGNETVPTVVIGDVSLVNPSADEVIGVLSHKAPHLVPEGWEPPQPGRIAGAARRLLGG; from the coding sequence ATGACGGAGCCGTTGCAGAGTGTGGAGTTCTACTGGCGACCGGGCTGCGGCTTCTGCTCGATGCTCGACCGCAGCCTCTCGAGGGCCGGCGTGCCGCTGGACAAGCACAACATCTGGGACGACCCGGCCCATGCGGCCCGGGTCCGCGAACTCGCGAACGGCAACGAGACGGTGCCCACGGTCGTGATCGGCGACGTCAGCCTCGTGAACCCGTCGGCGGACGAGGTGATCGGCGTCCTGAGCCACAAGGCGCCCCACCTCGTGCCCGAGGGCTGGGAGCCGCCGCAGCCGGGACGGATCGCCGGGGCCGCCCGCCGGCTGCTCGGCGGCTGA
- a CDS encoding SGNH/GDSL hydrolase family protein: MAQTRSPIPEPTAPANPHHPVLEALHLRAPWSPRPFTRALSRVSPGTRAIASQVEERELAWREVTARALAGDHPLWIVLGDSIAQGVGASHISRSWVARIGGALAADGRPHGIVNLSRSGARSLHVREDQLPLVELVDRRAALITCGVGSNDLMRNPHPPSVSARVNELIDELPPQTIISTLPAPAVSPSARWINRSVTRTAVRRGLHVVDVVPHLRGPRRGSASDRFHPNDHGYGAWVDAYAAALDLDPAALPDEWDPLDGEDVRRYR; encoded by the coding sequence GTGGCGCAGACTAGGTCCCCCATTCCCGAGCCCACCGCTCCGGCGAATCCGCACCATCCGGTGCTCGAAGCGTTGCACCTCCGGGCCCCCTGGTCGCCCCGGCCGTTCACCCGGGCCCTGAGTCGGGTCAGCCCGGGCACGCGGGCGATCGCGTCGCAGGTCGAGGAGCGCGAGTTGGCGTGGCGCGAGGTCACGGCGCGGGCGCTGGCCGGTGACCACCCGCTCTGGATCGTGCTCGGTGATTCCATCGCCCAGGGCGTCGGGGCGAGCCACATCTCCCGCAGCTGGGTGGCCCGGATCGGCGGCGCGCTCGCTGCGGACGGCCGTCCGCACGGCATCGTGAACCTCAGCCGCAGCGGCGCCCGCAGTCTGCACGTCCGGGAGGACCAGCTGCCGCTGGTCGAGTTGGTGGACCGACGCGCCGCGCTCATCACCTGCGGCGTCGGCTCGAACGATCTGATGCGCAACCCCCACCCGCCGTCCGTCTCGGCCCGGGTCAACGAACTGATCGACGAACTCCCCCCGCAGACGATCATCTCCACCCTGCCGGCGCCGGCGGTCTCGCCGTCGGCCCGCTGGATCAACCGTTCGGTCACCCGGACCGCGGTTCGACGGGGCCTCCATGTCGTGGACGTCGTTCCCCACCTGCGCGGTCCGCGACGCGGCTCCGCGTCCGACCGGTTCCATCCGAACGACCATGGCTACGGCGCATGGGTCGATGCCTACGCCGCCGCGCTCGACCTGGATCCGGCGGCCTTACCCGACGAGTGGGACCCACTCGATGGCGAGGACGTCCGGCGGTACCGATAG
- a CDS encoding ABC-F family ATP-binding cassette domain-containing protein encodes MILVDVERVNMSRPNRPVFSDVSVTIAAGDRLGVVGINGTGKSTLLSVIAGTREPEGGTIRRGRDVSIAVVDQVTKLPPGTVRDAVGAGWRGEAALDRLGVGDLMDRSTAELSGGQEKRVALAQAVVADADLLVLDEPTNHLDVDAIEWLEVELAAFKGGLVLVTHDRHVLDALTTRILELDRGTSYLHDGGYAGYLEGRAAREERAAASESTRRNLARRELAWLRRGAKARTRKSRSRVERAHELIDGGPQAAAREGDLDLAQLHKGTPRLGDQVIELHDVTVGFEDHEPLVTGLDLLLDRRERLGIVGANGSGKSTLLDVIAGRRPPLDGRVVFGPTAQVALHDQRGRDLPPQSRVRDLMAGDGAEPDWWDIALLERFWFDRDTQHSPVELLSGGERRRIQLVLTLASKPNVLLLDEPTNDLDLDTLRALEDFLDDWPGAVIVVSHDRTFLDRTVDDVLVIDGGRAQRWPGGYAQWLEDRRTSGLRGSVATTEERPKPASVADAGRVADRGGRSRSTIRHELKTAEKAMAQAQRRREALDDELASAGTDHVRLADVGREIAEADEELAAAEERWLELSEELDGQ; translated from the coding sequence GTGATCCTCGTCGACGTCGAGCGTGTGAACATGAGCCGCCCGAATCGGCCGGTCTTCAGCGATGTGTCGGTCACGATCGCCGCCGGCGACCGGCTGGGGGTCGTCGGTATCAACGGTACCGGCAAGTCCACGCTGCTCTCGGTCATCGCGGGAACGCGGGAGCCGGAGGGCGGCACGATCCGCCGAGGCCGCGACGTGTCGATCGCCGTCGTCGACCAGGTGACCAAGCTGCCGCCGGGCACCGTGCGCGACGCCGTCGGGGCCGGGTGGCGGGGTGAAGCGGCCCTGGACCGACTCGGCGTCGGCGACCTGATGGACCGGTCGACGGCTGAACTGTCGGGTGGGCAGGAGAAGCGGGTCGCCCTGGCCCAGGCGGTCGTCGCCGACGCCGACCTCCTCGTGCTCGACGAGCCGACGAACCATCTCGACGTCGACGCGATCGAGTGGCTCGAAGTCGAGCTCGCCGCGTTCAAAGGCGGGCTCGTCCTCGTGACCCACGATCGTCATGTCCTCGACGCCCTGACCACCCGCATCCTGGAGCTCGACCGCGGGACGTCGTACCTGCACGACGGAGGCTACGCGGGCTATCTCGAGGGCCGTGCCGCCCGCGAGGAACGAGCGGCCGCGTCCGAGTCCACGCGCCGGAACCTCGCCCGCCGCGAGCTGGCGTGGCTGCGGCGCGGAGCGAAGGCGCGGACCCGCAAGAGCCGGTCCCGCGTCGAGCGGGCCCACGAGCTGATCGACGGTGGGCCCCAGGCCGCCGCCCGTGAGGGGGATCTCGATCTCGCCCAGCTCCACAAGGGCACGCCCCGGCTCGGCGACCAGGTCATCGAGCTCCACGACGTCACGGTCGGTTTCGAGGACCACGAGCCGCTCGTGACCGGGCTCGACCTCCTCCTCGACCGGCGCGAACGGCTGGGAATCGTCGGGGCGAACGGGAGCGGGAAATCGACGCTCCTCGACGTGATCGCCGGACGGCGTCCGCCCCTCGACGGTCGAGTGGTGTTCGGTCCCACGGCCCAGGTCGCCCTGCACGACCAGCGCGGTCGCGACCTCCCGCCACAGAGCAGGGTCCGCGACCTGATGGCCGGCGACGGCGCGGAGCCGGACTGGTGGGACATCGCCCTCCTCGAGCGCTTCTGGTTCGACCGCGACACCCAGCATTCGCCGGTGGAGCTCCTGTCGGGTGGCGAACGGCGCCGGATCCAGCTCGTCCTGACCCTCGCGTCGAAGCCCAACGTGCTCCTGCTCGACGAGCCCACGAACGATCTCGATCTCGACACACTGCGGGCGCTCGAGGACTTTCTCGACGACTGGCCGGGTGCCGTGATCGTCGTGAGTCACGACCGCACGTTCCTCGATCGCACCGTCGACGACGTGCTGGTGATCGACGGCGGCCGGGCCCAGCGCTGGCCCGGCGGCTACGCCCAGTGGCTCGAGGACCGGCGCACCTCCGGCCTCCGGGGGAGTGTCGCGACCACCGAGGAGCGCCCGAAGCCCGCGTCGGTGGCCGACGCGGGCCGAGTCGCGGACCGGGGCGGACGCTCCCGCAGCACGATCCGCCACGAGTTGAAGACCGCCGAGAAGGCGATGGCGCAGGCGCAGCGTCGGCGGGAGGCGCTCGACGACGAACTGGCCTCGGCCGGTACCGATCACGTCCGTCTCGCCGACGTCGGTCGGGAGATCGCGGAAGCGGACGAGGAACTCGCCGCCGCCGAGGAGCGCTGGCTCGAACTGTCCGAGGAGCTGGACGGGCAGTGA
- a CDS encoding phosphatase PAP2 family protein, with amino-acid sequence MIPPTDPDTDGGSPADAGLKWWVEGGITIAFYIVYSMVRNQFGSALGGDILEESFDNAIRIIDIEKAMGLYHEEWIQRTFLDADAFIVFWNAFYGSFHFGVTIFAMVWLFLKFPQRYIFMRSALAATTGVALIGFAFFPLMPPRLLAACTSEYGACALEHEYVDTLVDPGGLWNFENGPMESISNQYAAMPSLHIAWATWCALALYPVLRRRWARISIVSYPFLTLFAIVVTANHYWFDAIGGLMALAAGLVLARPLSRLLPGRVLVPASSSDTLDDG; translated from the coding sequence ATGATCCCTCCCACCGACCCCGACACCGATGGCGGCAGCCCCGCTGATGCCGGTCTCAAGTGGTGGGTCGAGGGCGGGATCACGATCGCCTTCTACATCGTCTACTCGATGGTCCGGAACCAGTTCGGGTCGGCCCTCGGCGGCGACATCCTCGAGGAATCGTTCGACAACGCCATCCGCATCATCGACATCGAGAAGGCGATGGGGCTGTACCACGAGGAGTGGATCCAGCGGACATTCCTCGACGCGGACGCCTTCATCGTGTTCTGGAACGCCTTCTACGGGAGCTTCCACTTCGGCGTGACCATCTTCGCGATGGTCTGGTTGTTCCTGAAGTTCCCCCAGCGCTACATCTTCATGCGGTCGGCGCTCGCCGCCACCACCGGCGTCGCCCTCATCGGATTCGCCTTCTTCCCGCTCATGCCGCCGCGCCTGCTCGCCGCCTGCACCTCGGAATACGGCGCCTGCGCCCTGGAGCACGAGTACGTCGACACCCTCGTGGACCCCGGAGGGCTCTGGAACTTCGAGAACGGTCCGATGGAGTCGATCTCGAACCAGTACGCGGCCATGCCGTCGTTGCACATCGCCTGGGCCACCTGGTGTGCGCTGGCGCTGTATCCGGTGCTGCGCCGGCGCTGGGCCCGCATCTCGATCGTGTCGTACCCGTTCCTGACCCTCTTCGCGATCGTCGTGACCGCGAACCACTACTGGTTCGACGCGATCGGCGGCCTCATGGCGCTCGCCGCCGGACTCGTGCTGGCTCGCCCGCTGTCCCGGCTCCTTCCCGGCCGCGTCCTCGTTCCGGCGTCGTCGAGCGATACGCTCGACGACGGATAG
- a CDS encoding NifU family protein, with amino-acid sequence MTDTATPETESGPGEVLIVTDAARATVMDIRAQEDDADALGLRVEVTGASGVDYTYDLSLEAIAEAAEGDYVREHEGLTVIVPADSVSALTGATLDLPSIAGQGGLVIRNPNRPNPLGDLGQLELVGDAAEKVTILLAERINPALASHGGFAELVGVEGDKAFVTMGGGCQGCAMSAATLREGITKAILEAIPEITEVVDTTDHDQGENPYYS; translated from the coding sequence ATGACCGACACGGCCACCCCTGAGACGGAATCCGGCCCCGGCGAGGTGCTCATCGTCACCGACGCCGCCCGCGCCACGGTGATGGACATCCGGGCCCAGGAAGACGATGCCGACGCGCTCGGCCTGCGGGTCGAGGTCACCGGCGCCTCCGGCGTCGACTACACCTACGACCTCTCGCTCGAGGCGATCGCCGAGGCGGCCGAGGGCGACTACGTCCGCGAGCACGAGGGCCTCACCGTCATCGTTCCCGCCGACAGCGTCAGCGCGCTCACCGGCGCGACGCTCGACCTCCCATCGATCGCCGGCCAGGGCGGTCTCGTGATCCGCAACCCGAACCGCCCCAACCCGCTGGGGGATCTCGGCCAGCTGGAGCTGGTGGGCGACGCGGCGGAGAAGGTCACGATCCTGCTCGCCGAGCGCATCAACCCGGCGCTGGCGTCACACGGCGGGTTCGCCGAGCTCGTCGGGGTCGAGGGCGACAAGGCGTTCGTCACGATGGGCGGCGGCTGCCAGGGCTGCGCCATGAGCGCGGCCACGCTGCGCGAGGGAATCACCAAGGCGATTCTCGAGGCGATCCCCGAGATCACCGAAGTGGTCGACACCACCGACCATGACCAGGGCGAGAACCCCTACTACAGCTAG